From a region of the Vibrio ostreae genome:
- the tesA gene encoding multifunctional acyl-CoA thioesterase I/protease I/lysophospholipase L1 gives MIRRFSLILILLFSAGANSQTLLVLGDSLSAGYQMPIEQAWPSLLGGALEEKGKSVSVINGSISGDTTGNGLARLPALLKQHQPDTVLIELGANDGLRGFPPNVVENNLRAMIDQIKATDSQVILMQIRIPPNYGQRYSNAIAQLYPALSDEKSVPLIPFFLEQVIVKPDWMMNDGLHPKPEAQPWIAGFMAEQLSPLL, from the coding sequence ATGATTCGACGATTTTCCTTAATTCTGATTCTACTGTTTTCGGCCGGCGCAAACAGTCAAACCTTACTGGTTCTCGGTGACAGTTTGAGCGCGGGCTACCAAATGCCGATTGAGCAAGCCTGGCCCAGTCTACTCGGTGGTGCGCTCGAGGAAAAAGGCAAAAGTGTTTCAGTCATTAACGGCAGCATTTCCGGCGATACCACAGGCAATGGCCTGGCCCGTCTGCCCGCACTGCTCAAGCAGCACCAACCCGACACTGTGCTGATTGAACTTGGTGCGAATGACGGCCTGCGCGGCTTTCCGCCTAATGTGGTTGAAAACAACCTGCGTGCCATGATTGACCAAATCAAAGCAACCGACAGCCAGGTTATCCTGATGCAGATCCGCATCCCGCCTAACTACGGCCAGCGCTACAGTAACGCGATTGCCCAGCTCTATCCGGCGTTATCGGATGAGAAATCCGTGCCTTTGATCCCTTTTTTCCTCGAACAAGTGATCGTCAAGCCAGACTGGATGATGAACGACGGCTTACATCCTAAGCCTGAAGCACAGCCCTGGATCGCTGGCTTTATGGCAGAACAGCTTTCTCCGTTGCTCTAG
- the fabV gene encoding enoyl-ACP reductase FabV codes for MRIEPVIQGVVARTAHPYGCEQAVLQQIQYVKSAKPITGGPKRVLILGASSGFGLAARIALTFGGAKADTIGISFERGPSEKGVGSAGFYNNLYFTEYAEREGRTAVNINGDVFSADVRTQVIEAIETYFEGEVDLVIYSIASGMRRRPGSDQFWHSAIKPIGEPVSGSTILLENDQWVDATLEPASQEEIDSTLRVMGGEDWESWIDTLINNESVAPGCKTIAFSYVGPEVTHPIYLDGTLGRAKVDLHQTSHSLNLKLANFDGAAYATVCKALVTKASVFIPGLSPYILALYRVMKAKQTHEGCIEQMQRLFSDKLYGQNKVPVDSERLVRMDDWELNPDTQEKVRQLLSEMNGHNFQQIGDYAGFKAEFLRLNGFGFDNIDYSADVDLEPFKAFI; via the coding sequence ATGCGCATTGAGCCTGTTATCCAGGGAGTGGTAGCTCGCACCGCTCATCCTTACGGTTGTGAACAAGCCGTATTACAACAAATTCAGTACGTTAAATCCGCAAAACCGATCACTGGCGGACCCAAACGGGTACTGATCCTTGGTGCTTCCTCTGGTTTTGGACTCGCAGCACGTATCGCGTTGACGTTTGGTGGTGCAAAAGCAGACACCATCGGGATCTCTTTTGAACGCGGGCCTTCAGAAAAAGGCGTTGGCAGTGCAGGTTTTTATAACAACCTGTACTTTACTGAATACGCGGAACGGGAAGGTCGCACCGCCGTCAATATCAATGGCGATGTGTTTTCCGCCGACGTGCGCACTCAGGTCATCGAAGCGATCGAAACCTACTTTGAAGGTGAAGTGGATTTGGTGATTTACAGCATCGCCAGCGGTATGCGTCGTCGGCCAGGCAGTGATCAGTTTTGGCACTCAGCGATTAAGCCGATTGGCGAGCCGGTATCCGGTTCGACTATTTTGCTGGAAAACGATCAATGGGTGGATGCCACTCTGGAACCGGCCAGTCAGGAAGAAATCGACAGCACACTGAGGGTGATGGGCGGCGAAGACTGGGAAAGCTGGATTGATACCCTGATCAACAACGAATCTGTGGCTCCGGGTTGTAAAACCATCGCCTTCTCTTATGTCGGACCGGAAGTCACCCATCCAATTTACCTTGATGGTACGCTGGGCCGGGCTAAAGTCGACCTGCATCAGACCAGCCACTCTCTTAACCTGAAACTGGCCAATTTTGACGGCGCAGCGTATGCCACTGTGTGTAAAGCTCTGGTCACCAAAGCCAGTGTGTTTATTCCCGGACTCAGCCCTTATATTCTGGCCCTGTATCGGGTGATGAAAGCGAAACAGACCCACGAAGGGTGTATCGAACAGATGCAGCGCCTGTTCAGCGATAAGCTGTATGGTCAGAACAAGGTTCCGGTTGATAGCGAGCGTCTGGTGCGGATGGATGACTGGGAACTCAATCCTGATACCCAGGAAAAAGTCCGCCAACTGCTCAGCGAAATGAACGGACACAACTTCCAACAAATCGGCGATTATGCCGGTTTCAAAGCGGAGTTTCTGCGATTGAATGGTTTTGGATTTGACAACATTGATTACAGTGCCGATGTCGACTTAGAACCCTTTAAAGCATTTATCTAG